The Gopherus evgoodei ecotype Sinaloan lineage chromosome 8, rGopEvg1_v1.p, whole genome shotgun sequence genome includes a region encoding these proteins:
- the GPR52 gene encoding G-protein coupled receptor 52, which yields MNHSRWTEWRTLNMSSGIVNVSEHLSCPLGFGHYNAVDICILETIIIVLLTFLIIAGNLTVIFVFHCAPLLHHYTTSYFIQTMAYADLFVGVSCLVPTLSLLHYSTGVHESLTCQVFGYIISVLKSVSMACLACISVDRYLAITKPLSYNQLVTPCRLRICIILIWIYSCLIFLPSFFGWGKPGYHGDIFEWCAISWLTNAYFTGFIVCLLYAPAALVICFTYFHIFKICRQHTKEINDRRARFPSHEVDAAGETGHSPDRRYAMVLFRITSVFYMLWLPYIIYFLLESSRVLDNPALSFLTTWLAISNSFCNCVIYSLSNSVFRLGLRRLSETICSSCLCLKDKDVRDPKPRKRANSCSI from the coding sequence ATGAACCACTCCAGATGGACTGAATGGAGGACTCTGAACATGAGCAGTGGCATTGTGAATGTGTCTGAGCATCTCTCTTGTCCGCTAGGATTTGGCCACTACAATGCAGTGGACATCTGCATCCTTGAGACAATCATTATTGTTTTGCTAACATTTTTAATTATTGCTGGTAATTTAACTGTAATATTTGTCTTTCACTGTGCTCCACTTTTACATCATTATACCACCAGCTATTTTATTCAGACCATGGCCTATGCTGATCTTTTTGTTGGAGTTAGCTGCCTGGTTCCTACATTATCATTGCTTCACTACTCTACAGGTGTCCATGAGTCCTTGACTTGTCAGGTTTTTGGATATATCATCTCTGTGCTGAAGAGTGTCTCCATGGCATGTCTTGCTTGCATCAGTGTTGACCGCTATCTTGCTATTACAAAACCTCTCTCCTATAATCAACTGGTCACACCTTGTCGCTTGAGAATCTGTATCATCTTGATCTGGATATACTCTTGTCTGATCTTCTTACCTTCCTTTTTTGGTTGGGGAAAACCTGGTTACCATGGTGATATTTTTGAATGGTGTGCTATCTCCTGGCTCACCAATGCTTATTTTACTGGCTTTATTGTGTGCTTACTATATGCTCCAGCTGCTTTGGTAATCTGCTTCACGTATTTCCACATCTTCAAAATTTGCCGGCAGCACACCAAAGAGATAAATGACCGGAGAGCTCGTTTTCCTAGCCACGAAGTCGATGCTGCTGGAGAGACTGGGCACAGCCCTGACCGCCGCTATGCCATGGTTTTATTTCGGATAACCAGTGTGTTTTACATGCTTTGGCTCCCCTATATCATATACTTTCTGCTGGAGAGCTCTAGGGTGCTGGATAATCCAGCACTTTCCTTCTTAACAACATGGCTTGCTATAAGCAATAGTTTCTGCAACTGTGTGATATATAGCCTCTCCAACAGTGTTTTCAGACTGGGACTCCGGAGACTGTCAGAGACAATATGTTCATCTTGTCTATGTTTAAAAGACAAGGATGTACGGGACCCCAAACCTAGAAAACGGGCTAATTCCTGCTCCATTTAA